The following proteins come from a genomic window of Pseudomonas syringae:
- a CDS encoding D-alanyl-D-alanine carboxypeptidase family protein, producing the protein MNITTFAKRLCLLVPLIITPAAWAAEQMTPAAPQLAAKAYVLMDATSGNVLVENNGDQRLAPASLTKLMTAYIATLEIRRGQIGENDPVTISENAWRTGGSRMFIKVGSQVTVSDLLHGIIIQSGNDASVAISEHIAGSEDAFADMMNKTAADLGMTNSHFMNPTGLPNPEHYSSAHDMAILARAIIHEDPAHYAIYSQKEFFWNGIKQPNRNLLLWRDKTVDGLKTGHTDEAGYCMVSSAVRDGMRLIAVVFGTNSEQARAAETQKLLTYGFRFFETQNFYQKGTELAQATVWKGTERQVKAGLAEDLSMTMPKGDMKKLSASMTMNPQLVAPIAKGDVIGKVEVKKDDQVVHTANLIALEAVEEGGIFRRVWDSIRLFFYGLFN; encoded by the coding sequence ATGAACATCACCACCTTTGCAAAACGCTTATGCCTGCTTGTACCACTGATAATCACCCCGGCTGCCTGGGCTGCAGAGCAGATGACGCCTGCCGCCCCGCAACTGGCGGCCAAGGCCTATGTGCTGATGGACGCCACCAGCGGCAACGTGCTGGTCGAGAACAACGGTGATCAGCGCCTGGCACCTGCCAGTCTGACCAAGCTGATGACGGCCTACATCGCGACCCTGGAAATCCGTCGCGGCCAGATCGGCGAGAACGATCCGGTGACCATCAGTGAAAACGCCTGGCGCACAGGCGGTTCGCGGATGTTCATCAAAGTGGGCAGCCAGGTGACCGTCAGCGATCTGCTGCACGGCATCATCATTCAGTCGGGCAACGACGCCAGCGTCGCGATCTCCGAGCACATTGCCGGCAGCGAAGATGCCTTCGCCGACATGATGAACAAGACGGCTGCCGATCTGGGCATGACCAACAGTCACTTCATGAACCCGACCGGTCTGCCGAACCCGGAGCATTACTCGTCGGCTCACGACATGGCGATCCTGGCCCGCGCGATCATCCACGAAGACCCGGCTCACTATGCGATCTACTCGCAGAAAGAGTTCTTCTGGAACGGCATCAAGCAGCCTAACCGCAACCTGCTGCTGTGGCGTGACAAGACCGTTGATGGTCTGAAAACCGGTCACACCGACGAAGCCGGCTACTGCATGGTGTCCTCGGCTGTGCGTGACGGCATGCGTCTGATTGCTGTCGTATTCGGCACCAACAGCGAGCAGGCCCGTGCGGCTGAAACCCAGAAGCTGCTGACGTACGGCTTCCGTTTCTTCGAAACCCAGAACTTCTATCAGAAGGGCACCGAGCTGGCCCAGGCGACTGTCTGGAAAGGCACTGAGCGTCAGGTCAAGGCCGGTCTGGCTGAAGATCTGAGCATGACCATGCCCAAAGGCGACATGAAGAAGCTGTCTGCCAGCATGACCATGAACCCGCAACTGGTTGCGCCAATCGCCAAGGGCGACGTGATCGGCAAGGTTGAAGTCAAGAAGGACGATCAGGTGGTTCACACCGCTAATCTGATTGCGCTTGAAGCGGTTGAGGAAGGTGGCATTTTCCGCCGCGTGTGGGATAGCATCCGCCTGTTCTTCTACGGCTTGTTCAACTGA
- the rodA gene encoding rod shape-determining protein RodA — MRRRATFLQRIHIDGPLLILLLTLAAGSLFVLYSASGKNWDLLIKQASSFGIGLVAMVVIAQLEPRFMARWVPVLYVIGVLLLVVVDVMGHNAMGATRWINIPGVIRFQPSEFLKIIMPATIAWYLSKRTLPPHLKHVAVSLALIGVPFVLIVRQPDLGTSLLILASGAFVLFMAGLRWRWILSVLAAAVPAAVAMWFFFMHDYQKQRVLTFLDPESDPLGTGWNIIQSKAAIGSGGVFGKGWLLGTQSHLDFLPESHTDFIIAVLGEEFGLVGICALLIIYMLLIGRGLVITAQAQTLFGKLLAGALTMTFFVYVFVNIGMVSGLMPVVGVPLPFISYGGTSLVTLLSAFGVLMSIHTHRKWIAQV, encoded by the coding sequence ATGCGTCGCCGCGCCACGTTTCTGCAGCGCATTCACATCGACGGTCCTTTGCTGATTCTGCTGCTGACCCTGGCGGCGGGCAGTCTGTTCGTGCTGTATTCGGCCAGCGGCAAGAACTGGGACCTGCTGATCAAACAGGCCAGTTCGTTCGGCATCGGCCTGGTGGCCATGGTGGTGATCGCGCAACTGGAACCGAGATTCATGGCCCGCTGGGTGCCGGTGCTCTACGTCATTGGCGTGCTGTTGCTGGTGGTGGTGGATGTGATGGGCCACAACGCTATGGGCGCGACCCGCTGGATCAATATTCCCGGTGTGATTCGCTTCCAGCCCTCGGAATTTCTCAAGATCATCATGCCTGCGACCATCGCCTGGTATCTGTCCAAGCGCACACTGCCACCGCATCTCAAGCATGTTGCGGTCAGTCTGGCCTTGATCGGCGTGCCGTTCGTGCTGATCGTGCGCCAGCCTGACCTCGGCACTTCGCTGCTGATCCTGGCGTCCGGCGCCTTTGTGCTGTTCATGGCCGGCCTGCGCTGGCGCTGGATTCTCAGCGTACTGGCCGCCGCTGTGCCTGCCGCAGTGGCCATGTGGTTCTTCTTCATGCATGACTACCAGAAGCAGCGGGTACTGACCTTTCTCGATCCGGAAAGCGATCCGTTGGGCACGGGCTGGAACATCATTCAGTCCAAGGCCGCCATCGGTTCTGGCGGGGTGTTCGGCAAGGGCTGGCTGCTGGGTACTCAGTCGCACCTGGACTTTCTGCCGGAAAGCCACACCGACTTCATTATTGCGGTGCTGGGTGAAGAGTTCGGGCTGGTGGGCATCTGCGCGCTGCTGATCATCTATATGCTGCTGATCGGTCGCGGATTGGTGATCACGGCGCAGGCACAGACGTTGTTCGGCAAATTGCTGGCCGGCGCGCTGACCATGACGTTTTTTGTTTACGTTTTCGTCAACATCGGTATGGTCAGTGGCCTGATGCCGGTGGTGGGCGTGCCGCTGCCCTTCATTAGCTACGGCGGAACTTCGCTGGTGACGCTACTGTCAGCGTTTGGAGTTTTGATGTCGATCCATACACATCGTAAATGGATCGCACAGGTTTGA
- a CDS encoding DUF493 domain-containing protein gives MTDNDVKSHKIEFPCNDYPIKVIGDTSVGFTAAVMEVLEKHATVDLKTLAERQSSNGKYTTVQLHIIATGEDQLRDINSALRATGFVHMVL, from the coding sequence ATGACTGATAACGACGTCAAGTCGCACAAAATCGAATTCCCCTGCAACGACTACCCGATCAAAGTGATCGGTGACACCAGTGTGGGCTTTACTGCCGCCGTGATGGAAGTGCTTGAAAAGCACGCCACGGTCGACCTCAAGACGCTTGCCGAGCGTCAGAGCAGCAACGGCAAATACACCACCGTCCAGCTGCACATCATCGCCACTGGCGAAGACCAGTTGCGCGATATCAATAGTGCCCTTCGCGCTACGGGTTTCGTGCACATGGTGCTCTGA
- the nadD gene encoding nicotinate-nucleotide adenylyltransferase, with product MPRRIGMLGGTFDPVHIGHLRGALEVAELLELDELRLTPSARPPHRDMPSVAAQDRLAMVRSAVAGVSPLTVDDRELKRDKPSYTLDTLESMRAELAPQDQLFLLLGWDAFCGLPTWHRWEELLEHCHIVVLQRPDADSESPDAMRNLLAARAVSDPKALKGPGGQITFVWQTPLSVSATQIRQLLASGKSVRFLVPDAVLAYIDAHGLYRAPNTDGLP from the coding sequence CTGCCCAGACGTATCGGCATGCTCGGCGGGACGTTCGATCCGGTGCATATCGGTCACTTGCGCGGTGCGCTTGAAGTGGCTGAACTGCTGGAACTCGATGAGTTGCGCCTGACGCCCAGCGCCAGGCCCCCGCATCGTGACATGCCGAGCGTTGCCGCTCAGGACCGTCTGGCGATGGTCAGGAGTGCGGTTGCCGGTGTGTCGCCCTTGACGGTGGATGACCGTGAACTGAAACGGGACAAACCGTCGTACACCCTCGACACGCTGGAATCGATGCGCGCAGAACTGGCGCCTCAGGACCAGTTGTTCCTGTTGCTGGGTTGGGATGCCTTTTGCGGGCTGCCGACCTGGCACAGGTGGGAAGAACTGCTGGAGCACTGCCATATCGTGGTGCTGCAACGCCCGGACGCGGACAGCGAATCGCCGGATGCCATGCGCAACCTGCTGGCGGCGCGCGCAGTCAGCGATCCCAAGGCCCTGAAAGGGCCGGGCGGACAGATTACATTCGTCTGGCAGACGCCTTTATCGGTGTCTGCCACCCAGATCCGTCAACTGCTGGCCAGCGGTAAGTCGGTACGTTTTCTGGTGCCAGACGCGGTACTGGCCTATATCGATGCGCACGGGCTTTACCGTGCGCCGAACACAGATGGGTTGCCCTGA
- the mltB gene encoding lytic murein transglycosylase B, producing the protein MQAVLNWARYAPVVGLVGILGSVQEVLAGDYEGSPQVAEFVGEMTRDHGFAGEQLMGLFREVERKQAILDAISRPAERVKQWKDYRPMFITDARIARGVDFWRQHEAALARAEQEYGVPAQIIVSIIGVETFFGRNTGNYRVIDALSTLGFDYPPRAPFFRKELREFLLLAREQQVDPLTLKGSYAGAMGLPQFMPSSFRAYAVDFDGDGHINIWTDPDDAIGSVASYFKRHGWVAGQPVVSRATARGDRVDEGLSPALDPVMSVGELRGLGWASHDALRDDMPVTAFRLDGDQGPEYWLGLNNFYAITRYNRSVMYAMAVYQLSESLVQARGVK; encoded by the coding sequence ATGCAAGCAGTGCTTAACTGGGCTCGATATGCTCCAGTGGTCGGTCTGGTAGGCATCCTCGGATCAGTGCAGGAAGTGCTCGCCGGTGACTATGAAGGTTCGCCTCAGGTCGCTGAATTCGTCGGTGAAATGACCCGCGATCACGGCTTTGCCGGTGAGCAATTGATGGGCCTGTTCCGTGAGGTCGAGCGCAAGCAGGCCATTCTCGATGCGATTTCCCGCCCCGCCGAACGGGTCAAGCAGTGGAAGGACTATCGGCCGATGTTCATCACCGACGCGCGCATTGCCCGCGGTGTCGACTTCTGGCGTCAGCACGAAGCTGCACTGGCGCGTGCCGAGCAGGAATACGGTGTACCGGCGCAGATCATCGTGTCGATCATTGGTGTGGAAACGTTTTTCGGCCGCAATACCGGTAATTACCGGGTGATCGATGCACTTTCGACTCTCGGCTTCGATTATCCGCCACGCGCCCCGTTCTTTCGCAAGGAGCTGCGCGAGTTCCTGCTGCTGGCTCGCGAGCAACAGGTTGATCCGCTGACTCTCAAAGGTTCATATGCCGGTGCGATGGGGTTGCCGCAGTTCATGCCAAGCAGCTTCCGCGCCTATGCGGTGGATTTCGACGGCGACGGCCACATCAATATCTGGACCGACCCGGACGACGCCATCGGCAGCGTGGCCAGTTATTTCAAGCGCCACGGATGGGTGGCCGGTCAGCCGGTCGTCAGCCGTGCAACGGCACGCGGTGACCGCGTCGACGAGGGTCTGAGCCCGGCGCTCGACCCGGTAATGTCGGTTGGGGAGTTGCGAGGGCTGGGCTGGGCGAGTCATGATGCGCTTCGCGATGACATGCCGGTGACGGCGTTCCGTCTGGACGGCGACCAAGGTCCTGAATACTGGCTGGGTCTGAATAATTTTTATGCAATCACTCGTTATAACCGCAGCGTGATGTACGCCATGGCCGTGTATCAGTTGTCTGAATCGTTGGTTCAAGCTCGAGGCGTCAAGTAA
- the mrdA gene encoding penicillin-binding protein 2: MSQPIRLKDHEKDARLVRGRVVFGAVAVVLLVCVLIARLYYLQVIQYEYHSTLSENNRVHVQPIPPSRGLIYDRNGVVVADNRPSFSLTMTRERSGEWSSVLDTIVEILQLTPDDRIIFEKRMKQGRRPFEPVPILFELSEEQIALIAVNQFRLPGVEVVAQLVRHYPQGPHFAHSVGYMGRINEKELKSLDPINYSGTHHIGKTGIERFYEPDLHGQVGYEEVETNARGRVLRVLKRTDPIPGKDIVLSLDINLQEAAEAALGGRRGAVVALEPSTGEVLAMVSAPSFDPNLFVTGISFKAYAELRDSIDRPLFNRILRGLYPPGSTIKPAVAIAALDAGVVTPSTRVFDPGYYQLPNYDHKYRNWNRTGDGWVDLDTAIMRSNDTYFYDLAHKLGIDRLATYMNKFGIGEKVSLDMFEESPGLMPSRDWKRATRRQAWFPGETLILGIGQGYMQATPLQLAQATALVANKGVWNRPHLARTIEGKPPVDENPMPNIVLRDPANWGRVNHGMQEVMHGARGTARKAAIGAQYRIAGKSGTAQVVAIKQGEKYDRTKVQERHRDHALFVGFAPADNPKIVVAVMVENGESGSGVAAPVVRQVMDAWLLDENGHLKPEYADSRNLEAAAREE, encoded by the coding sequence ATGTCTCAACCGATCCGCCTCAAAGACCACGAAAAAGACGCACGTCTGGTGCGCGGCAGGGTCGTGTTCGGTGCTGTGGCGGTCGTGTTGCTGGTGTGTGTGCTGATTGCCCGGTTGTATTACCTGCAGGTCATCCAGTACGAGTACCACTCCACGCTGTCGGAAAACAATCGTGTTCACGTTCAGCCGATTCCGCCCAGTCGCGGCCTGATCTACGACCGCAACGGCGTCGTGGTGGCGGACAACCGGCCCAGCTTCAGCCTGACCATGACTCGCGAGCGCTCTGGCGAGTGGTCCAGCGTGCTCGACACCATTGTCGAGATATTGCAGCTCACCCCCGACGACCGGATCATTTTCGAAAAGCGTATGAAGCAGGGCCGTCGGCCATTCGAGCCGGTGCCGATCCTGTTTGAATTGAGTGAAGAACAGATCGCCCTGATCGCCGTCAACCAGTTCCGCCTGCCGGGCGTCGAAGTGGTTGCGCAACTGGTGCGTCACTACCCGCAAGGGCCGCATTTTGCGCACTCGGTCGGTTACATGGGGCGCATCAACGAAAAAGAGCTGAAAAGCCTCGATCCGATCAATTACAGCGGCACTCACCATATCGGCAAGACCGGTATCGAGCGTTTCTACGAGCCCGATCTGCATGGTCAGGTCGGCTACGAAGAGGTCGAGACCAACGCCCGTGGCCGCGTGTTGCGGGTACTCAAGCGCACTGATCCGATCCCAGGCAAGGACATCGTCCTGAGCCTGGACATCAATCTTCAGGAAGCTGCCGAAGCCGCGCTGGGCGGGCGTCGTGGTGCCGTTGTGGCGCTGGAGCCGAGTACCGGTGAAGTGCTGGCGATGGTCAGTGCGCCCAGTTTCGACCCGAACCTGTTCGTGACCGGCATCAGCTTCAAGGCTTACGCCGAACTGCGCGATTCCATCGACCGGCCGCTGTTCAACCGTATTCTGCGTGGCCTCTATCCTCCGGGCTCGACCATCAAGCCTGCGGTGGCGATTGCCGCGCTGGACGCCGGGGTCGTGACGCCCAGTACGCGGGTGTTCGACCCGGGCTACTACCAACTGCCCAATTACGATCACAAATACCGTAACTGGAACCGCACCGGTGATGGCTGGGTGGATCTGGATACCGCGATCATGCGTTCAAATGACACGTACTTCTACGACCTTGCGCACAAGCTGGGTATTGATCGGCTGGCGACCTACATGAACAAGTTTGGTATCGGCGAAAAAGTCTCGCTGGACATGTTCGAAGAATCGCCCGGCCTGATGCCGTCCCGGGACTGGAAGCGCGCCACTCGCCGCCAGGCCTGGTTCCCCGGCGAAACGCTCATTCTCGGGATCGGCCAGGGCTACATGCAGGCCACGCCGCTGCAACTGGCGCAGGCCACCGCGCTGGTGGCCAACAAAGGCGTCTGGAACCGGCCGCATCTGGCCAGAACCATCGAAGGCAAGCCGCCGGTGGACGAGAACCCGATGCCGAACATCGTGCTGCGTGACCCGGCCAACTGGGGACGGGTCAACCATGGCATGCAGGAAGTGATGCACGGCGCACGCGGTACGGCACGCAAGGCAGCCATCGGCGCGCAATACCGGATTGCCGGCAAGAGCGGTACGGCGCAGGTCGTGGCAATCAAGCAGGGCGAGAAGTATGACCGCACCAAGGTCCAGGAACGCCATCGCGACCACGCCTTGTTCGTCGGCTTCGCGCCGGCCGACAACCCGAAAATCGTCGTTGCCGTGATGGTCGAGAACGGTGAGTCCGGCTCTGGCGTTGCGGCACCGGTCGTGCGCCAGGTCATGGACGCCTGGCTGCTCGACGAAAACGGCCATCTCAAGCCTGAGTATGCCGACTCCCGGAATCTGGAGGCTGCGGCCCGTGAAGAGTAA
- the lipB gene encoding lipoyl(octanoyl) transferase LipB produces MSGALGFRDLGLIDYETAWHAMQRFTDGRGREAADEVWLVQHPPVFTQGQSGKPEHLLLPGNIPVVQVDRGGQVTYHGPGQLVAYLMLDVRRLGFGVRDLVTRIENTLIALLADYGVTAAAKADAPGVYVNGAKIASLGLRIRNGCSFHGLALNVDMDLEPFRRINPCGYAGLAMTQLSDQAGQIEFSEVSARLRAQLVNHLDYAEQATLTGGINQYD; encoded by the coding sequence ATGAGCGGTGCCCTTGGCTTTCGTGATCTGGGTCTGATCGATTACGAAACCGCCTGGCACGCCATGCAGCGCTTCACCGACGGGCGCGGTCGAGAGGCCGCAGACGAAGTCTGGCTGGTGCAGCACCCGCCGGTTTTCACCCAGGGGCAGTCCGGTAAACCGGAGCATTTGTTGCTGCCGGGTAATATTCCTGTCGTACAGGTCGATCGTGGCGGCCAAGTGACTTATCATGGCCCGGGCCAACTGGTCGCTTACCTGATGCTGGACGTCAGGCGCCTTGGCTTCGGTGTTCGCGATCTGGTCACCCGGATCGAGAACACGCTCATTGCCTTGCTGGCTGATTACGGTGTCACGGCAGCGGCCAAGGCCGATGCACCGGGCGTCTATGTCAACGGCGCAAAAATCGCGTCACTCGGCCTGCGTATTCGCAACGGCTGTTCGTTCCATGGTCTGGCGTTGAACGTCGACATGGATCTGGAGCCGTTCCGCCGCATCAACCCTTGCGGCTACGCCGGGCTGGCCATGACCCAACTGAGCGATCAGGCAGGGCAGATAGAATTTTCCGAGGTTAGTGCCCGACTGCGTGCGCAGCTCGTCAACCACCTCGACTACGCTGAGCAGGCGACCCTTACGGGCGGAATAAACCAATATGACTGA
- a CDS encoding septal ring lytic transglycosylase RlpA family protein, with amino-acid sequence MRALPILQSFKLLALTGLAVLIASCSSPSRTTSTQPPKGGAVVRSMPGLDINRAHKDGAPWWDVDVSRIPDATPTLHTGAYKANPYTVLGKTYFPMSDSKRYVASGTASWYGTKFHGQNTANGEVYDLYGMSAAHKTLPLPSYVKVTNLDNNRTVILRVNDRGPFYSDRIIDLSYAAAKKLGYAETGTARVKVEGIDPQEWWAQRGRPAPLMLNQPQVVAQATPPALSTSTGTVEQYTPPPQQHAAPVVPLQVDAKKNASGQAAGLFLQVGAFANPDAAELLRSKLSGMVRAPVFVSSIARNQQTLYRVRMGPIDTQGEAQQLQNSVRSANLGQPSVVTSDQ; translated from the coding sequence ATGCGGGCATTGCCGATTCTTCAATCATTCAAGCTTCTGGCGTTGACCGGCCTGGCTGTGCTGATCGCCAGCTGCTCGTCGCCATCCCGCACGACCTCCACGCAGCCGCCGAAAGGCGGCGCAGTGGTGCGTTCGATGCCGGGGCTGGACATCAACCGTGCCCACAAGGACGGCGCGCCGTGGTGGGATGTGGATGTTTCACGTATCCCGGATGCGACGCCGACCCTGCACACCGGTGCCTACAAGGCCAACCCGTACACCGTGCTGGGCAAGACCTATTTCCCGATGAGCGATTCCAAGCGTTACGTCGCGTCGGGCACCGCCTCCTGGTACGGCACCAAGTTTCATGGTCAGAACACCGCCAATGGCGAGGTGTATGACCTGTACGGCATGAGCGCCGCGCACAAGACCCTGCCGTTGCCCAGCTACGTCAAAGTGACCAACCTGGACAACAACCGCACGGTGATCCTGCGCGTCAACGACCGCGGCCCGTTCTATTCGGACCGCATCATTGACCTGTCCTATGCTGCAGCCAAAAAGCTGGGCTATGCCGAAACCGGCACGGCCCGGGTCAAGGTTGAAGGGATCGATCCGCAGGAATGGTGGGCGCAACGGGGTCGTCCGGCGCCGCTGATGCTCAATCAGCCGCAGGTCGTGGCCCAGGCAACGCCGCCAGCGCTGTCGACCTCGACCGGCACCGTCGAACAATACACGCCGCCACCTCAGCAGCATGCTGCACCTGTCGTGCCGCTGCAGGTTGACGCAAAAAAAAACGCTTCAGGACAAGCCGCTGGGCTGTTTCTCCAGGTGGGAGCTTTCGCCAACCCGGACGCTGCGGAACTCCTGAGGTCGAAACTGAGCGGGATGGTTCGAGCGCCGGTTTTCGTCAGCTCGATAGCACGCAATCAGCAAACGCTCTATCGGGTGCGGATGGGACCGATCGACACGCAGGGTGAAGCCCAGCAGCTGCAAAACAGCGTCAGGTCGGCCAATCTGGGCCAGCCGAGCGTAGTGACATCGGATCAGTAA
- a CDS encoding glutamate-5-semialdehyde dehydrogenase, whose translation MTESVLDYMTRLGRAAREASRVIGRASTAQKNRALQATAAALDAARDELSAANALDLANGQASGLEPAMLERLALTPARIDSMIVGLRQVASLADPVGAIRDMSYRPSGIQVGKMRVPLGVVGIIYESRPNVTIDAASLCLKSGNATILRGGSEAIHSNRAIAACIERGLAEAGLPAAVVQVVETTDRAAVGALITMPEYVDVIVPRGGKGLIERVSRDARVPVIKHLDGICHVYVSAHADLPKAQKIAFNAKTYRYGICGAMETLLVDQTVAADFLPPMSAQFREKGVELRGCERTRELIDVIAATEEDWHTEYLAAILSIRVVSGLDQAIEHINDYGSHHSDAIVSEHQGQIRRFMAEVDSSSVMVNAPTSFADGFEYGLGAEIGISTDKLHARGPVGLEGLTCEKYIVIGDGQLRGQA comes from the coding sequence ATGACCGAGTCCGTTCTTGACTACATGACCCGCCTGGGTCGCGCCGCCCGCGAAGCATCGCGCGTGATCGGTCGTGCCAGCACCGCGCAGAAGAACCGCGCCCTGCAAGCCACCGCCGCGGCGCTCGACGCCGCTCGCGACGAGCTGTCTGCCGCCAATGCGCTGGACCTGGCCAACGGTCAGGCGAGCGGGCTTGAGCCGGCCATGCTGGAACGTCTGGCACTGACCCCCGCACGCATCGACAGCATGATTGTCGGGTTGCGTCAGGTCGCCAGTCTGGCAGATCCGGTCGGTGCGATCCGCGACATGAGCTATCGGCCATCGGGTATTCAGGTCGGCAAGATGCGCGTGCCGCTGGGTGTTGTGGGCATCATCTACGAGTCGCGTCCGAATGTGACCATCGACGCTGCCAGTCTGTGCCTGAAGTCCGGTAACGCGACTATTCTGCGCGGCGGCTCCGAAGCGATTCACTCCAATCGGGCCATTGCGGCCTGTATCGAGCGCGGTCTGGCCGAGGCCGGTTTGCCAGCTGCCGTGGTGCAAGTGGTGGAAACCACTGACCGTGCCGCCGTCGGTGCGCTGATCACCATGCCCGAGTACGTGGACGTCATCGTCCCGCGCGGCGGCAAGGGCCTGATCGAGCGGGTCAGTCGCGACGCCCGGGTGCCGGTCATCAAGCATCTGGACGGTATCTGCCATGTGTATGTCAGCGCGCATGCCGACCTGCCCAAGGCGCAGAAGATCGCGTTCAACGCCAAGACCTATCGCTACGGTATTTGTGGCGCGATGGAAACCCTGCTGGTCGATCAGACCGTGGCAGCCGATTTCCTGCCGCCGATGTCGGCGCAGTTCCGCGAGAAGGGCGTCGAGTTGCGCGGCTGCGAACGCACCCGCGAGCTGATCGATGTCATTGCCGCAACCGAAGAGGACTGGCACACCGAGTACCTGGCGGCGATCCTGTCCATTCGTGTGGTCAGCGGGCTGGACCAGGCCATCGAACACATCAATGACTATGGCTCGCATCACAGCGACGCCATCGTGTCCGAGCATCAGGGCCAGATTCGCCGCTTCATGGCCGAAGTCGACTCCAGTTCGGTCATGGTCAATGCGCCGACTAGCTTCGCTGACGGCTTCGAATACGGATTGGGTGCCGAGATCGGCATTTCTACTGATAAGCTGCACGCCCGCGGCCCGGTCGGGCTGGAAGGCTTGACCTGCGAGAAGTACATCGTGATCGGCGACGGTCAATTGCGCGGACAAGCCTGA
- the rsfS gene encoding ribosome silencing factor: MTKQKMSSEEVVKVAVAALEEIKGADILTIDVRDKTSIADYMLICTGTSNRQLNALVDSVRDKVKAAGLKSLSEEGKGDSDWVLLDLGDVIVHVMTAAARQFYDLERLWQGAEQSRAASAAHHTPGNE; encoded by the coding sequence ATGACAAAGCAAAAAATGAGCAGTGAAGAAGTCGTCAAGGTTGCGGTTGCAGCCCTCGAAGAGATCAAGGGTGCCGACATCCTGACCATCGACGTGCGTGACAAGACCAGCATCGCCGATTACATGCTGATCTGCACCGGTACTTCCAATCGCCAGCTGAATGCACTGGTCGACAGCGTCCGTGACAAGGTCAAGGCTGCCGGTCTGAAATCCCTGAGCGAAGAAGGCAAGGGCGACAGCGACTGGGTTCTGCTGGACCTGGGCGACGTGATCGTTCATGTGATGACCGCTGCTGCACGCCAGTTCTACGACCTGGAGCGTCTGTGGCAGGGCGCCGAGCAAAGCCGTGCAGCCAGCGCTGCGCACCACACACCGGGCAACGAATAA
- the rlmH gene encoding 23S rRNA (pseudouridine(1915)-N(3))-methyltransferase RlmH, which yields MRLRLIAVGSRMPKWVEEGWHEYAKRMPSELALELVEIPLNTRGKNADVARFIRQEGEAMLAKVQPGERIVTLEVHGKPWSTEQLAVELDRWRLDARTVNLMVGGPEGLAPEVCARSEQRWSLSPLTLPHPLVRILIGEQMYRAWTVLSGHPYHK from the coding sequence GTGCGTCTGCGTCTGATCGCGGTGGGTTCGCGCATGCCCAAGTGGGTGGAGGAAGGCTGGCACGAATACGCCAAGCGCATGCCCTCCGAGCTTGCCCTCGAACTGGTGGAAATTCCGCTCAATACCCGTGGCAAGAACGCCGACGTCGCGCGCTTTATCCGTCAGGAAGGCGAAGCGATGCTGGCGAAGGTGCAGCCGGGCGAGCGGATTGTCACGCTGGAAGTGCATGGCAAACCCTGGAGTACCGAGCAACTGGCGGTCGAACTCGATCGCTGGCGTCTCGATGCACGCACGGTCAACCTGATGGTGGGTGGCCCCGAGGGCTTGGCACCTGAGGTCTGTGCGCGCAGCGAGCAACGCTGGTCGCTGTCGCCGCTGACTTTGCCGCACCCGCTGGTGCGCATCCTGATCGGCGAGCAGATGTATCGCGCCTGGACCGTTCTGTCCGGGCACCCTTATCACAAGTAG